The Mesorhizobium sp. M3A.F.Ca.ET.080.04.2.1 genome contains the following window.
GCGGCGCTGCATGTCGCGGTCAACCTCATCAGGGCGGGTGCGCACAAGCGCATCCTGGTGTCGACCCCCGAGATCATCACCGGCCACCTCAATTTCCGCGACCGCCAGACGCATTTCATCTTCGGCGATGCCTCGGTCGCCATGATCGTCGAAGGTCTGGACCAGGGCGAGAAGCGGCCGGGGCGCTTCGAGGTGCTCGATACGCGGACCTGGACGCAGATGTCGAACAACATCCGTACGAATCTCGGCTATCACACCCGCACCGCCCAGGACGATCCCTACGTGATCGATCTCGAGGGCAACCTGATCAAGCAGGTCGGCAACAAGGTGTTCAAGGAAGTCACCGTCGCGGGCCACAAATTCATTGTCGAATTCCTGGCCGAGCACGGGTTGACACCGCAAGGCATCCGCCGCTTCTGGCTGCATCAGGCCAATGCGCGCATGAACGCGATGATCCTGAAGCTCTCCTTCGGGCATGAGGTCGATCATGACCGGGCGCCCATGGTGCTGGAGCGGCTCGGCAACACGGCAGGCGCCGGCGCTATCGTGGCGCTGTCTGAAAATCACGCCGACATGAAGGCGGGCGATTTCGGCCTGCTCTGCGCCTTCGGCGCGGGCTATTCGATTGGCGGCGCGTTGCTGCGGATGCTGTAGCCGGCTTAAAGCGCATCGCGCTGAAACGGATTCAGGCGACGTGCATTAGGTCTTGTTTTCACGCATGTCGTTGCCCCAGAACCGCTGCACACTTCTGGGCGACATGCATCAAGCCGGCACGAACGGAACCAGCATCGGCACACGCCTGGCATAGTCGTCATAGGCGCTGCCCAGTTCGCCGCGCAAGAAACTCTCTTCCAGCCGTGCCTTGATGAAAATGCCGAGGATGAGCAGGGCAGCGCCGGCGATGCTCCAAACGGTGCCCTTTTCCGCCATCGTAGCGAGGATTGCCAGCAGCAGGCCGCTATAGATGGGGTGGCGGACCAAGCCATAGGGTCCGGTTTCGACCACGCGATGCTTGGCCTTGGCTGTCACGGCGGCGGACCACAGCCTGCCGAGATGCAGGCGCGCCCACCAGGAAAAAATCAGGCCAACAGCGATCAGCGCAACGCATATCCATGCCTCGGGAAGGCTTGGCGTCCACAGCCGCAGCCGGCCGGCATAGCCATGCGGCGGCACGAACAGCAGGATGGTGCCGGCCATCCACAGCGCCCGATAGCGGGCCTCCGCCCTAAGGTCTGCCCGCTTTTGCGCCGGATCGGCCACAAAGCTGCAAGCGTCCAGGTAACGACCCAGATCAGCCAGAGCGCGGCCATTGCGGGAGCGGGATGCATGGTCTCCTCCTCCGATGCGCAAAGTCACATAATCCCGCCAGGCGGCGGCAATGCGGAAAGGCGATGGCATTTCAGGTAAGAAAGTCGTGAACGCCCATCAAGCCGCTTGATCGGACCATCAGTGCTTTCGACTGGACCGCATCGGAAAGGGTGTCTAGACCGGCGACATGCAGGATACAAAAACGAGCCCGGAGCTTTTCCCGGTGAGCGAACCGAATGTCGACATCGTGCCGGGCCGCAAGCTCGCGGCGAGAGCGGCGGCGCTCTACAAGGCGCCCTTCGATCATTTCGAGACGAGACCGGTGGAGGAACTGCGGCTTGGCTTCGACGGCATCGAGGGGGACTTCCACGCCGGCGCGACGCGGCGCTCCGGCGGGCGCGAGCCTTGGTATCCGCGCGGCACCGAGATGCGCAACGAAAGGCAACTGTCGCTGGTGGCGGCGGACGAGCTTGCCATCGTCGCGGAGCGCATGGGTGTTGCCGCGATCCAGCCGGAATGGATCGGCGCCAATTTGCTGATCGAGGGCGTGCCGCATCTGTCCATGCTGCCGGCGGGCTCACTTCTGTTCTTCAAGGGTGGAGTGACCATCAAGGTCGATGCGCAGAACGGGCCTTGCCGTCTCTCCGGCCGCTCCGTCGCCGAGAATGCGCGCATGCCCGATCACGAAGCCGGAGCATTGCTGTTCCCGAAGGCGGCGAAGCGGCTGCGCGGCCTCGTCGCCTGGGTCGAGAAGCCCGGAGTCATCACGTCCGGCGAGGAGATTTCGGTCCGCGTGCCGGAGCAGTGGATCTACAGAGCCTGATAGGCCACCGGGCTCGACCAGGCCGGGTCCTCGTGCTTCTGCCAATAGAGTCGCATCAGGCGTTCCGTCGTTGCGCCGACCTTGCCATCGGCCACCGGAGCGCCGTCGATCGTGGTGACCGGCATGATGCCGCCGGCGGTCGAGGTGATGAAGACTTCGTGCGCCGTCTTGAGCGCGACCACGCTGACGTCCGTCGCTGCGGCAGACAGCCCCAGCTCGGCACACAGGTCGAACACGGTGCGGCGCGTGATGCCAGGCAGCACGGCGTCCGCGGGGGTCGACAACTTCCCGTTCTTGACACAGAACACGTTGAAGCCTGGACCTTCGGCGACGTTGCCGTTGAAGTCGAGGATCAGTGCGGTTTCCGCGCCGCGGTCATAGGCATCGTAGAGGCCGCGCACCAGATCGAGCCAGTGATAGTTCTTGATCGATGGATCGATCGAGGCGGGCGGGATGCGAACCTTGTCGCTGATGGCGACATGCAGGCCACGGCGCAGTTGTTCGGCATTGGCGACCGAGCCGAAGGGGACGGCGAAAGCCATGAAGCGGTTGATCGCCTGGCGCGGATCGCGGCTGAAGGTCGGCGAGGCGCCGCGCGTGCACAGCATCTCGACATAGGCGGCGCGATGACCGGACAGCGCGACGCAATTGTGCAGGATTTCGGCGACGGCGTCGCGATCGAAGGGGATCGTCATGCGCAGCTTTTCCAACCCGCCGAAGAAACGATCGAGATGCAGGTCGAGGCGGAAAAAGCGGCCGTCCCAGACATGCACCGTGTCGTAGGTGGCGTCCGAATGCAGGAAACCCCAGTCCAGCACCGAGACCTTGGCCTGCGACATCGGCAGATATTGTCCATCCAGGAAGGCAACACCGTCGGGATAGATGTGCGGGTCGAGGTGACGATCCGAGAGGAGGGGAAGCGACCCAGTTTGCTCGGCGGCTTGGCTCATTTTCGATCCTCTCGTCATTGCGGCAAGGGCAGGCTAGCCTCCGGTCCCTGTCGAACTAGAGCCAGGCCACAGGTCCTGCTTGGCCGTCTCGGGGCGGCTACGGATGCCGGGGCCGCTTCAGCCTCATCCGTCCTCGTCGTCTTCATCGAGCAGGCGCGTTGCTCGCCAGCGGGTCAGCACTTCATTGGTCTGCCCGATGACAAAGAAGCGCGCCGAGTCGCGATCATAGCCTTCGGCGAGCAGCTTTTCGTAGTCGGTATGGGCGTGGCGGACATGCGCGATGGTCGCCAGCCATACCGCGATCGTCGGCGGCAACGTCTTCATATGCACCGCACCGGCGTCGGCACGGATTCTTTCCATGTCGGCATATGGCCCGAGCGGCAAGAGCGCGGTCAGTGCCTTGGCGATGGCGCGGCGGCGGCCGGTTGGCGCGCTCATTTCTCGTCGCGCCCGGCGATCGTCGCTTCCGGAAAAGCGTCGGTCGAAGCGTAGTAGGGTTTGATGTCGATGAGCGGCGTGCCGTCGAGCAGGTCGATGGCGTCGATCTCGATGCGGCCGGCCTTGCCATCGAACGCCACGATCCTCGCCACATGCAGCCCGACAGGGTTCGGCCGGGCAGGGGAGCGCAGCGAGAAAACGCCTTTCGGCTCAATCGCATGGCGGGGTTTCTGCACAATGAGATTCCGCGGCGCATGATCAAGCCAGGATAGGATGACGATGTGGCTCGCGCGGTCGAGGTTCTGC
Protein-coding sequences here:
- a CDS encoding beta-ketoacyl-ACP synthase III, translating into MHRVIISGIGAEIPEPVITNEELVESFNSWVETENARRAVTGEALLQKSDSAFIEHASGVRTRHVIEREGILDPTRMSPRIPARPDEALSLQAEFGIASAKKALDHAGVDPSDVDLVICSASHHQRPYPAIAIEMQQALGTKGAGFDMGLGCSSAAAALHVAVNLIRAGAHKRILVSTPEIITGHLNFRDRQTHFIFGDASVAMIVEGLDQGEKRPGRFEVLDTRTWTQMSNNIRTNLGYHTRTAQDDPYVIDLEGNLIKQVGNKVFKEVTVAGHKFIVEFLAEHGLTPQGIRRFWLHQANARMNAMILKLSFGHEVDHDRAPMVLERLGNTAGAGAIVALSENHADMKAGDFGLLCAFGAGYSIGGALLRML
- a CDS encoding isoprenylcysteine carboxylmethyltransferase family protein; this encodes MAGTILLFVPPHGYAGRLRLWTPSLPEAWICVALIAVGLIFSWWARLHLGRLWSAAVTAKAKHRVVETGPYGLVRHPIYSGLLLAILATMAEKGTVWSIAGAALLILGIFIKARLEESFLRGELGSAYDDYARRVPMLVPFVPA
- a CDS encoding MOSC domain-containing protein, with translation MQDTKTSPELFPVSEPNVDIVPGRKLAARAAALYKAPFDHFETRPVEELRLGFDGIEGDFHAGATRRSGGREPWYPRGTEMRNERQLSLVAADELAIVAERMGVAAIQPEWIGANLLIEGVPHLSMLPAGSLLFFKGGVTIKVDAQNGPCRLSGRSVAENARMPDHEAGALLFPKAAKRLRGLVAWVEKPGVITSGEEISVRVPEQWIYRA
- a CDS encoding D-amino acid aminotransferase, with the protein product MSQAAEQTGSLPLLSDRHLDPHIYPDGVAFLDGQYLPMSQAKVSVLDWGFLHSDATYDTVHVWDGRFFRLDLHLDRFFGGLEKLRMTIPFDRDAVAEILHNCVALSGHRAAYVEMLCTRGASPTFSRDPRQAINRFMAFAVPFGSVANAEQLRRGLHVAISDKVRIPPASIDPSIKNYHWLDLVRGLYDAYDRGAETALILDFNGNVAEGPGFNVFCVKNGKLSTPADAVLPGITRRTVFDLCAELGLSAAATDVSVVALKTAHEVFITSTAGGIMPVTTIDGAPVADGKVGATTERLMRLYWQKHEDPAWSSPVAYQAL
- a CDS encoding DUF2293 domain-containing protein, with protein sequence MSAPTGRRRAIAKALTALLPLGPYADMERIRADAGAVHMKTLPPTIAVWLATIAHVRHAHTDYEKLLAEGYDRDSARFFVIGQTNEVLTRWRATRLLDEDDEDG
- the tsaA gene encoding tRNA (N6-threonylcarbamoyladenosine(37)-N6)-methyltransferase TrmO translates to MFKTREGEQLLDADPAHLPADSHVVFIGRVVSPWTSREECPKNMRAAREAERSATLLIDEPYRPGLQNLDRASHIVILSWLDHAPRNLIVQKPRHAIEPKGVFSLRSPARPNPVGLHVARIVAFDGKAGRIEIDAIDLLDGTPLIDIKPYYASTDAFPEATIAGRDEK